TCCTAAGATTCGGCCCAACAATTTTTATCTCTTGATTCCATGTTGTAGAGCACCATTGTACTTACTTCTACTAATTGTTTCTTTATGTACAATAATTGATACTTTGAGATGTTGAAAAAATTAAAGAATTAAAATTTTTTAAGATTAGACTGacttatttataaaaatattttaaaaaattgattCATTAGACCATCCTAACTTAAAATTCTAGATTTGCCACTCTCTGGGAGTGCCCTTTTGCTACCTCTATGCAGAGCTAGAAATTACCTCCGTTATCTAAACAATCTTTTCGTGTGTTTGAAAGTTGAACAAACCATTGCATAATTCCTTGTTTATACATTCAAATGGAGAAGTCGCATGCTGGCTTTACATATAATCCTCACAGAAGGTAAAATTGAGATTAATTACTACTGTGCTACCTAGAGAAGTACAGAAACGAAACGCAGCTTCTTGCAACGTTCTCATCATCACTAATCATTCATCTCATCGAAGCTAGAACAGCCGCAGTAGCCAGATACACGCCCACGCCACTAGCACCGAGGGAAACCGGCTGGTGAGGCTGGGAGTGggcccgcccacgccgctggTTGGCTCACCTGGATCGCTTACCGCCACGTGTGAGCCTGCAGGTGCACACATCAACGCCAATGTCAGATATGACTTGCATGTGCACACGTGGACATAGTGTAGCAAATTATATATGACCTCAATTTATAATAAGCAAAATCAGAACAGGCAAAACCTTTTCGTCCCGTTTCAATCCGCTGTGTTATGTATGTAACACTTTTTTTTGCCTTAATTCATTCTGAAAATAAATGGTTTTTTGGGTGAGAAATCAATACgatgttttcttgttttttagACAGTCTGCCTACTCAGCATGTGTATAAACAATCTATAAAGCGAACGAGCATATGGCTCAGTGGTAGAACGCTCGGGTGGAGCGCTACCCACCCGCGTTCGACTTCCGTCAGGAGCGGACGCTGGTGTCGCACTAGGATTTATTCCCAGAGGGGTACCGGGTGCGTGCGTGTGCGTGCATGTACaggagtgtggtgtgtgtgcgtgtgcaaGCCCTGGCAGGCGCGTCTTCGGACTTCCCGGCAGCCCATCTACGTTGAGCACGCGGTCAGCATGGGTGCCCAATTGAGTTCTTACATAATTTTCCAGTGTTCCTGAGtgcttttaaaaaaataataaaaataaacaaTCTATAAACAaggaagaatttttttttgggaatgAATAAACAAGGAAGAATTTAGAGGGGGGAAATGGCGTTCTTACCTCCATTTGGACTCGCAGTACCACCAGCAGTAACAGTATTGCTGGCCGTACTGCCGCCACCGCCAACACTTCCGCCactgccggcgccgccaccaacACCTCCGGCACCAATGGCACCTCCGCCACCAGCGGTACCACCACCGACACCGGCTACACCATTACCGCCGACACCTCCGACACCAGTAGCACCTACACCACCGGCACCGCCGGCACCTCCGACACCAGGTCCAccggcacctccaccaccagccggcccgccgccgccctgctggcCGTTGCCGACATTGCCGCAGGACATCTGGAAGACGGCCTGGACGCCCTGCATGAGCCCTGGGCTGTAGCCCTGGATGTTGCCCAGGATGCCGTTCACGCAGTTCATCATCAGCATCATCTGCCCGAAGCACGGGCCTTGGCACATGCTCGCCGTTGACCCGCCGTTGCCGTTGTTGTTGGCACCACCACCGTTGCTGCCATTGccgttgctgccgccgccgccgccggcgttgtTGTTGCCATTGCCGCTACCACCGTTGCCGTTGCCATTGCCACTGCCACTGCCACCGTTGCCGTTGCTGTTtccaccgccgccgttgccATTGATGTTGATGCCCATTGCTTGGAGACACCCGTTCATCACCTATCAGGCAACACTTTTCTTTCTTCAGCAGAGtgcatttttcttctgaagtTGCCTGTTTATTAGAAGTATAGAACCAAATACAagcagggaaagaaaaagaaaagaaagctgGACGGCATTCTAGAAGTTAAATTATCATTACAATGTTTCTTTAAGAAAAAGGGAGACATTGACATTGAAGCACTTTGGAGGGAGAATATAAAAGCGAATTAAAAGACATCGCCTAAGCTGGGAGATTATTAGCTTTCCGAAGAAATACGGGTGTTAAGCATGATTGATGCTGATGTGCAGTCACCGGGATGTTTTAGTCACCAAGAACCTTGTTTATGTGTACCCTCATAGTCATAGAGAGCAGTTGGTGTGATGAATTTAGCTTAGAGTGCTGGCGAGACTGTGGGAGAATCGTTACCTGTCTATTGTCGAAGCAGAGAGCAGCCTGCGCGACAATCTGGACGGCATCCTGTGTTCCGGGCACCACCGCACCACCTGCAGCGCCCCCTGCACCACCTGCTGCTCCCCcagcaccagctcctcctccttgccCTGCATTGTTCAGAGAAACAACCAAAGTGTTGAACAAGTTGTGCATGTCAAGTGTGAGCACGaggcaaataaataaaaaatagccTATTTTGGATAGCCTGGACATCTCTGAAATGCCTCACAATCTGGCTCTGTTTGGGAAAAAGAGAGCTTAAACATCCTTTAGTTAAGCTTTAAAATTGGAGGTTAAATTTTAATCCAGGCAACACAAAGTCAGCATAAGTAATTGGAGAGATTTTAACCCAGGAAACAAAGTCAAAATCACGAAGTGCTCCACAAAGCTATGCACGCTTCATGGCAGCAACAAGACCAAAAAAATGTACTGAAATGAAGCTAGCTAGCTTACCTCTGCAACAAGAGATGGCAATGGATGAAAGCACAACTGCGAAACAGAAATGTCTCAGCCTCAGCTTGAATGCAACCATGGCAGCTATCTGTGAGGATGATCCTCACACCTTTATGCTCACACTACTACCAAGATGCATGTGCAATCTCCCTACAAATGCACAGGTTTCGCTAGTGCAACACCTGGCTGTATCTAAGCTTGAGATGTGTCAAGGCTGGTTTAAGCAACCATGACACTGGAAATGGCTTGCTCCTTGAGAAACATGGGGGTGGATACTATTTATGTTCTGGGATGCAATTGCAGGAACCAATAGGGATCGGAAGGAGAGTTCAGGACCTGGAACTGGAGAAAACGATCGAGCGGTAGCTTGAGCTGTGACTGTGGTTTGTGCGGTTGTGCCAGTGTTCGGTACACAA
The nucleotide sequence above comes from Panicum virgatum strain AP13 chromosome 3K, P.virgatum_v5, whole genome shotgun sequence. Encoded proteins:
- the LOC120701417 gene encoding glycine-rich cell wall structural protein 1.0-like, yielding MVAFKLRLRHFCFAVVLSSIAISCCRGQGGGAGAGGAAGGAGGAAGGAVVPGTQDAVQIVAQAALCFDNRQVMNGCLQAMGININGNGGGGNSNGNGGSGSGNGNGNGGSGNGNNNAGGGGGSNGNGSNGGGANNNGNGGSTASMCQGPCFGQMMLMMNCVNGILGNIQGYSPGLMQGVQAVFQMSCGNVGNGQQGGGGPAGGGGAGGPGVGGAGGAGGVGATGVGGVGGNGVAGVGGGTAGGGGAIGAGGVGGGAGSGGSVGGGGSTASNTVTAGGTASPNGGSHVAVSDPGEPTSGVGGPTPSLTSRFPSVLVAWACIWLLRLF